AAAGACCTTGGGAGGCGGAGGTAACAAATACTCAATTATTCTTGGTCAAGAATATTTGGATATTACAAATTCCATTTCGTATAATGACTTAAAAAAACAACAACAAGAACAGATTGCACACAAGAAAGCAAATGCAAAGGACGTCCGTTTTGCTGAACTGGAAAAGAATCCTGACAAACATTACGGTGAATTTATTAAGTATCGCGGCGAAGTGTTGCAAATTATGGAGGATGAAACCTCTACCGTTATAAGGCTCGGCGTCACAAAAAAATCGTACGGTTATAGTTCTAATGATGTTGTGTATGTTACTTACACAGGAACAACGCCATTTGTTAAAGAAGATATAGTTACGGTTTATGGACCGGTTAAAGGATCGCACACTTATGAATCTCAAGCAGGGTACCAAATAACACTCCCGCTTGTGGAAGCAGAATTTATTGAGTGAAATTTGAATTGATAATTCGAAAGCTAATCATTAAGGAGATTGAATTGAAATGAAAAAGAAAATCATTATAGCGATTTCATCAGTTGTTGTTATGTTAATAGCGGGTTTAGTAATTTGGATTAATGATACTAACAAAAAAGCAGAAGACTTTTTTGCTTTCAGAGAGTTATTAGATGAAGATTTCTTCCCCATCTTAAGAGATTCAGGTGACTATTTTGATACTTTAATAGAACGTGAAAATGATATTGGCATATACTTTGTTGAAGACGGTTATGAGGTAAATTTAAAACTAAAAAGCCGATTAAAAGAAGTGAAAGATGTCGTTATTAAAACAGATGTAAAATACGAGGACACGCATGCACTGAAAAAGAATGTATTAACAACTATATCTGAAATGGAGGACCTTTTGGGTTCTCTTTATACGATGTCCCCATCACAATATGATTTTGAAGCAAGAAAAATATTTTATGATTTGTTGGGGCGAGGTACAGAAGGCTTATCGAAACAGGTTCGTGAAATGAACGAGATACTAGGGGAGTACTATAAGTAAGGTACCAATCGGCATGAAAGTATCCAGACAAAACACTACTAAAGAAGAAAGTCGACTAGAATATTTAGTCGACTTTTCTTTTAATTTTAGGTGCTCGAGATTCTTTATACAGAAAGAATTTCCTTAGTAGTATTATCTTGCAATGCTCCTTTCAATTTCACAAACATTCGGTGCCGCCTTTTTTTGATGCCCGCAACGGAAACGCCTGCTTTTTCAGCACACTCAGCCTGCGATAGCCCCTCGACGAAATACCAATGGATAAATTCTCGTTCAGCATCATTCAATATTTTGAATGCCTGGCTAAGTCGATCCGACCATTGAATGGTCGCTGGACTTTCGACGTCGTTCAAATACTTCTCTTCGGTTTGCATGACATTTTCTTCAAATCGAACTTCTCTCTTTATGATATCAAGCATAGCGCCTCGAATACTAATAGAAGCAAACGGCGCAAAATGTCCTCTTCCTTCTTCATAACGAGTCCAAGCTTGCCATAAAGCAACGCGACCAGCTTGCCGAAAACTGTCATGATCACGGTAAATATTGAGCTGTCTCAAAGCTGCAGAAATCATCGGTTCATATTGCGTTAATACCTCTTCAAAGTTTTCCAAAATACGGCCCTTTCGACCGTGCACGATACTGTTTATTCCCGGGTGAGATAATCGTAGAATATTAACTGTACCTAGTCGAATCGGTTTAATTCAAAAATATCTAGCCAAAATTGAATTTTGCGAGTGTGTTGAAAACATGATTTAATCATGTTTATTGGCGTTTTTAATGAGCGTTTTAAGGTAATGATAGGAAGTGTAAACGTTATAGATACAGTGTTTTATGGGCTTTCATGAAGGTGCTTTTTTGTCAAATCGTTAAAAGCTGAATTTGCTAGGTAAAAGATTAACAGCTGAAGTCTTTGAAAATATATATTATTAGGCGGCTGCCATTGGAAGGTTTTATTGAAAATATGAAATTTTCTATTTCATTCTTATGTAGGTTAGGGGTATAATTGGACTAGAATGTTGGTAATATATGCGACTATGGAAGGGAGGCAGATTATTAAAGTGGATGAAGAAATCGGGGATTTGGTTATGCATATTGTATTGAATGAAAATGAACATACAAGGCGGCTCGCGTACAACCTAGCGATACGTGATTATGGGGCAGTGACAGTCGTTGATCCGAGATACATAGGCGTTGAAATTAGGGAAGGTATAACCTACACAAATATGGATATAGCCAAAGAGACTTTTGATATTCCAGATAAACTTTTATTTTATGCGTATATGGACCCGAAGGACCGGAAGACCAAGAGGAAGAAGAAGCGGAAATAGAATGGTTGGTAAATTATGATGGAATTACATATTGGGAAATAGAAGTGCAGACTAGTACAACGTATATGTACAGAGTCCTGCGCTTTTTTGTGCATTAAAAATACTTTGCCGGCATTTCAACTTAAATAGATTGAGCTTATTCTATTTACGATTGACATAGAGTTAACTGAGCGCTTTGTTTGGAAATGAAAAATGAAGAAAGGTATCGAGTGGTTCAGACACAGTTAGCTTTTTTATAAACATAGAAAAGAAAAGACTGCTTATATAGTCGATAAGATTTATGTAGAACTTGCACAATTAATTGATTCTATCTAAAATTAATCCCTCTAAGGAAGCGATTTTTCCTGTTCTATTTTATTCCTGTCCAAAGTGAAAAACTATTAGATGTGCGAAAAAATTCCTCGTTTATCTAATAGTTTTTTTATATATTAGCAGAAATATTATTCCGTCAAAATGGGAAATTTAATTTGACAAACCTTTACTTTGAATGATGTCTTTTTAAAGCTCAGTGAAATTATTTTCATTTATAAAGTATTTAAATTTATCTGTTTCCGCTACTTGTTTATCAGCACGCTTCATCACTTCGCTAAGAATGGAATTAATTATAGATAATGTAACCGGTCCTTTCTCAAATATAGAGTTGTCGCCAACATCTACCAAAACCACTATATCCGAATGGTCCACTATTGGCGCTAATCTAGAATCGGTAAAAGCTATCACTTCAAGTCCTTTATTCTTTGCATCCTCAGCAAATCGAATGGTATCAAGTGCATACCGAGAAAAAGAAAAGACAATAACACATGACTTTCTAGGAAGAAAATCAAAGACTAACGCATCTGTTTCGGGACGGTAAAGTGATGCATTTCCTAATGTGTAATTCAAATTAAAAAATAACCAATGCGCGAATGCAAAAGATTGGTAGTAACCTGATATAACAATGCGTTTACTATTAAGAATTACTTCCACAATAGATTCAAGTTTTTCAAAATCTAAACTACTTCTATTTGTATTAAGTAGGGCAATATCTTTTTTTATATGTTCTCCAAAATAATTTATATTATGGTTATTTACTTCGTGCAAACTATCATAATGACTTTTAGATTTAACCAAAAGGTGATTTATTACATCTTTTTGAAGCATGTAAAAGCCCTCATAGCCAATAGATTTACAAAATCTGATTACCATCGTTTCGCTGACCCCAATCATTTCTCCAATATGCTTTGAAGAATTGGTAGCAAAAATGGAGGGATTACTGAGTAATAAATCGCCAACCTTTTTTAATCCTTTTGTCAAATAGGGAAATTGATTTTTAGTTTGTATTTCATAGTCTGAAGACATAATTACTCTCTCGCTTTCCTTTTTGAAGTATTAAAAATATTTTGTCTTGCAATAAATCATATCCTTCATTATAATTATTAACAAGTCAAAACTCTTTGAAAAATCAAGGAGTTTAACGACGATTATCTCAATTATTGAATAGTTTCGGAAAAGGGAGGCAATAATGATGTATTTTAAGAAGAATACCGTTTTTTTAACAGTTTTTATGCTTGCATTTACGTTGTTGATTATGGGTTGTAGTTCGGAAAATAAAACTTCAAGTAATGATGGGAGTGCAGAAACTAATACAGGCAAATTCAGTGGAGGTACAATAAAAATTGCTTATCCTACTCAACCACAGACACTTGATCCCCATGGAACTACCGCTGAGGCAACACGTGATGCTGCAAAATTAATTTATGAAGCTCTTGTAACACTGGATAGCAAATATGAAGTAATGCCTCAATTAGCAGAGTCGTATAAAATAAGCGATGATAAAAAAACTGTTACTTTTAAATTAAGAGACGGTATTAAATTTCATAACGGTAATGATATGACTGTGGAAGATGTAGTCGCATCAATGGAAAAATGGGGAGCTAATAAAGGAGAGTTAGGCGAACATACATGGGCTGTGGTAGATGAATCTACTGTTGAATTAAATTTAACAGAACCTTCTGCTCTTGTTATGAATTACTTAGCTGACCAAGGAAACATTGCTGCTATCATGCCCAAAGATGTAGTTAGCTCCGCGGGGGCAACAGGAGCAGAAGAGTTTATTGGAACAGGTCCTTTCGAGTTTGTCGATTGGAAAAAGGATGATGTTATTCACTTTAAAAGATTTGAAGGATACCAACCAGATTCCGAGCCTGCAAATGGCTTAGGCGGTAAAAAAGAAGCTTTAGTCGATGCAATCGATTGGAATTTTGTCCCGGATGCTTCAACAAGGGTAAATGGTTTAATGAGCGGACAATATCAATTTGCTCATATGCTTTCTTACGATTCAATCCCACAACTTGAAAACTCATCAGGAAGTGTCGTAGACGTTTGGCCTTATGGCATAGAAGGCTTAGTATTCAACAAAAAAGCCGGCGCATTTACGGATGTGAAACTTCGCCAAGCTGTCAATTATGCGTTAGATATGGAAGTAATCATGAGCTCTGCATTTACTAGTCAAGAGTATTATGATTTGGAAAACAGTTTATTCTTGCCAAGTCAGACTGCTTGGTACTCAGACGCTGGAAAGGACCTTTATAATCAAAAGGATTTAGAAAAAGCCAAGGAATTATTAAAAGAAGCAGGTTACAAGGGTGAAGAAATTGTAATCCTTACTAGCCGCGACTATGAACATCATTACAATGCTGCGATCGCAACACAACAACAATTAGAACAACTAGGAATGAAAACGAAATTAGACGTTTACGACTGGCCAACTCTATTAGAACGTCGTAATGATCCAGATTCATACGATATTTTCTTTACAGGATTCTCAACGGTATCAACACCAAACCAGTACGTATTTTTGGATTCCCAAACGGCTTGGCCCGGTTGGACAGACAATGCAGAGATTGACAGTCTATTAGATCAAATTAACGCGGAAGAAAACTCTGATAAATCTAAGGCTTTAACTGCTGAACTACAGCAAGTAATGTGGGAAGACCTTCCTATCATTAATGTTGGACATAATTCACGTGTCTCGGGATACTCA
This genomic window from Sporosarcina sp. Marseille-Q4063 contains:
- a CDS encoding sigma-70 family RNA polymerase sigma factor; the protein is MHGRKGRILENFEEVLTQYEPMISAALRQLNIYRDHDSFRQAGRVALWQAWTRYEEGRGHFAPFASISIRGAMLDIIKREVRFEENVMQTEEKYLNDVESPATIQWSDRLSQAFKILNDAEREFIHWYFVEGLSQAECAEKAGVSVAGIKKRRHRMFVKLKGALQDNTTKEILSV
- a CDS encoding MurR/RpiR family transcriptional regulator, with product MSSDYEIQTKNQFPYLTKGLKKVGDLLLSNPSIFATNSSKHIGEMIGVSETMVIRFCKSIGYEGFYMLQKDVINHLLVKSKSHYDSLHEVNNHNINYFGEHIKKDIALLNTNRSSLDFEKLESIVEVILNSKRIVISGYYQSFAFAHWLFFNLNYTLGNASLYRPETDALVFDFLPRKSCVIVFSFSRYALDTIRFAEDAKNKGLEVIAFTDSRLAPIVDHSDIVVLVDVGDNSIFEKGPVTLSIINSILSEVMKRADKQVAETDKFKYFINENNFTEL
- a CDS encoding ABC transporter substrate-binding protein — protein: MYFKKNTVFLTVFMLAFTLLIMGCSSENKTSSNDGSAETNTGKFSGGTIKIAYPTQPQTLDPHGTTAEATRDAAKLIYEALVTLDSKYEVMPQLAESYKISDDKKTVTFKLRDGIKFHNGNDMTVEDVVASMEKWGANKGELGEHTWAVVDESTVELNLTEPSALVMNYLADQGNIAAIMPKDVVSSAGATGAEEFIGTGPFEFVDWKKDDVIHFKRFEGYQPDSEPANGLGGKKEALVDAIDWNFVPDASTRVNGLMSGQYQFAHMLSYDSIPQLENSSGSVVDVWPYGIEGLVFNKKAGAFTDVKLRQAVNYALDMEVIMSSAFTSQEYYDLENSLFLPSQTAWYSDAGKDLYNQKDLEKAKELLKEAGYKGEEIVILTSRDYEHHYNAAIATQQQLEQLGMKTKLDVYDWPTLLERRNDPDSYDIFFTGFSTVSTPNQYVFLDSQTAWPGWTDNAEIDSLLDQINAEENSDKSKALTAELQQVMWEDLPIINVGHNSRVSGYSEKLEGYNQMLGPIFWNVSLKK